From a single Lentisphaera profundi genomic region:
- a CDS encoding carbon-nitrogen hydrolase encodes MPKLALLQSRDYGSPEANKTQHLELIANAVKQGANIICSQELFLSNYFCREQNTDNFQYAQKIDKSLLADYQIIAKEFNCVLALSFFEEALNGVYYNSAVVIDADGSYLGKYRKMHIPQDPYFEEKFYFSPGDLGVPVFETKFGKISVIICWDQWFPESSRLACLAGAEIILVPTAIGWLPDEKTELGRAQQHAWTQVQLGQAVANSCYYAAVNRVGIEDPIEFWGHSFISDFYGQTLAQASDDQEEILFADLDLSKLREHRQIWPFLRDRRIDSYSDLNKRTIES; translated from the coding sequence ATGCCAAAATTAGCCCTCCTCCAAAGCCGTGACTATGGTTCCCCAGAAGCCAATAAAACTCAACACCTCGAACTTATTGCGAATGCCGTAAAACAAGGTGCCAATATCATTTGCAGCCAAGAGCTTTTCCTTAGCAACTACTTTTGTCGTGAACAAAACACAGATAATTTTCAATACGCTCAAAAAATTGATAAAAGCTTACTTGCAGATTACCAAATAATCGCCAAAGAATTTAACTGCGTCCTCGCACTTTCATTTTTTGAAGAGGCCTTAAATGGAGTTTACTACAATAGCGCCGTCGTGATTGATGCCGATGGTAGCTACTTAGGAAAATATCGCAAGATGCACATTCCTCAAGACCCCTATTTCGAAGAAAAATTCTACTTCAGCCCCGGCGATCTTGGCGTCCCTGTTTTCGAGACTAAATTTGGAAAAATTTCCGTCATTATCTGCTGGGATCAATGGTTTCCCGAAAGCTCACGCTTGGCCTGTCTCGCTGGTGCCGAAATCATCCTTGTCCCCACTGCTATTGGCTGGCTTCCCGACGAAAAAACCGAACTCGGCCGAGCCCAACAACACGCCTGGACCCAAGTCCAACTCGGCCAAGCGGTCGCCAACTCATGTTACTATGCAGCCGTGAATCGCGTCGGCATTGAAGATCCCATCGAATTTTGGGGACATTCATTCATCTCCGACTTTTACGGGCAGACTCTTGCACAAGCTAGTGATGACCAAGAAGAAATACTTTTCGCAGACCTCGACCTCAGCAAACTACGTGAACATCGCCAAATCTGGCCTTTCTTACGCGATCGACGCATAGATAGTTATTCAGATCTAAACAAACGTACGATCGAATCATGA
- the nusA gene encoding transcription termination factor NusA, whose translation MNSELVAMVEYLEQEKAIDKAILFDLIEDAMASVYEKEVDEESEIKVTINRRTGDVTIIADVTVVDEVLDKRNEIDLAAAQKEYGEEVALDDVVKWTLQPDQMSRIAAQNTRQAIMQRLRTFEKERVVEEYTDMVGELISGTVRHFEKNELIVDFGRAQGSLGKMDRVPRERFDNGDHITALLKEIDPRKSGPSIVLSRTDAKLVTKLFEREVTEITNGLVEIKGVARKAGFRTKIAVASDSLDPVGACIGLRGSRVKTICQELNNEKLDIIGYSEDVEQYVREAFKPNPIEEVDIDDDGRLIKLMVTEESYRSIVGRDGENIRLTEELMDWDIEVEKHVYNTEITFDEHVQEAFQTMMKLPNMTEFQARTMIDAGYLSLEGVSEASADDLVEVGISADQATEIIEYAKSRLQ comes from the coding sequence ATGAATAGTGAACTTGTTGCAATGGTTGAATACCTGGAGCAGGAAAAAGCCATCGATAAGGCGATACTTTTTGACCTCATTGAAGATGCAATGGCATCAGTCTACGAAAAAGAGGTTGATGAAGAATCAGAAATCAAGGTTACAATCAATCGCCGTACAGGTGATGTGACGATTATTGCAGATGTTACTGTAGTTGACGAAGTTCTTGATAAGCGTAATGAGATTGATTTAGCCGCTGCACAAAAAGAGTACGGCGAAGAAGTCGCACTTGACGATGTTGTGAAGTGGACACTTCAGCCAGATCAAATGAGTCGTATTGCTGCTCAGAACACGCGTCAGGCAATTATGCAACGTCTTAGAACTTTTGAGAAAGAGCGCGTTGTTGAAGAGTATACTGACATGGTTGGTGAGCTTATTTCTGGTACAGTGCGTCACTTCGAGAAAAATGAATTGATTGTTGATTTCGGTCGTGCTCAGGGTAGCCTAGGTAAAATGGATCGCGTACCTCGTGAGCGTTTTGATAACGGTGATCACATTACTGCACTCCTTAAAGAAATTGACCCACGCAAGAGTGGTCCAAGTATCGTTCTTTCAAGAACTGATGCTAAGCTCGTAACGAAGCTTTTTGAGCGTGAAGTCACCGAGATTACTAATGGCCTTGTAGAAATTAAAGGCGTGGCACGTAAAGCTGGTTTCCGTACAAAGATTGCTGTAGCATCTGATTCATTAGATCCTGTAGGTGCTTGTATTGGTCTTCGTGGTTCACGTGTAAAAACAATTTGCCAAGAGCTCAATAACGAGAAACTCGATATTATTGGTTATAGCGAAGATGTAGAACAGTACGTTCGCGAAGCTTTTAAGCCGAATCCAATTGAAGAAGTTGATATCGATGACGATGGTCGCTTGATCAAGCTTATGGTTACAGAAGAATCTTACAGATCGATTGTTGGTCGTGATGGTGAAAATATCCGTCTCACTGAAGAATTGATGGATTGGGATATTGAAGTAGAGAAGCATGTCTACAACACAGAAATCACTTTCGATGAACATGTTCAAGAAGCTTTTCAAACAATGATGAAGCTTCCAAATATGACTGAATTTCAAGCACGAACAATGATTGATGCGGGTTATCTTTCACTAGAAGGTGTATCTGAAGCTTCAGCAGATGACTTGGTAGAAG